GTAAGTTCTTGCTTAAATAAAATAACGGAGGGTAGGAATTAATCTGCTGCTGTGAATCAGTGACCTCAGTGTCACCTTCCAGATCCAGCTGTGCTGGTAAAGAAATGACTACCCTCCTGCCAGTCCACAGTTCATGTGAGCACTTTCTAATTTGCTTTTAGGCAAAATAACCGGGATGTAGCTGGAGCAGCTTCAGTTATTGATCTGAGCAAATTAGGACTACACTTGCATGAACTCTTCTGCCAGAAGATCTGAGGGTTCCCTTAACTATGGTTCAAGCTGTAGTCAGAGGAAatgagcagcagagagcagttGTGTCTTCTTTTCAAGACTCAGCTCAGCAGGGAAGacaatttttgtcttttgtagATTGCTTTTTATGTCCAGTTCTGGCAGTCTgggacaagaaaggaaaaatgcttattGATTTCAGATTTAAGGAGGAGTTTTTAATAATCTCCAAGTTTTCCTTTCAACAGCATTTTGTTACCTCTACTATGAGCTGCATGTGAACAGTCCTCCATTTGGAAATAACTCTTTCCTTCTTCCAGTGGCATTATGAAGCCAGGCTTGAATGCTATCCTGGGGCCAACAGGGAGCGGTAAATCTTCGTGAGtacttttttctgctcctttgaaTGGACAGTCAGCTGGTCAAAGAGGATTTGGGGTTCTGAGGGTTGGGGGAGATGTGAGGGATATGCAGGCTCAGACCTTTGCACACCCATGAGAAATCTGGTGATGCAGTCTGACCTCGTGGCCTGCTGCTGTTGGCTTTGCTGGAGTTCTTGCCCTGCAGCAGTGTCACACCCCTCATCTGCTCCAGCTGATGGTCCATATTACTGCAGTCACCTTTGGCGGTGGCCTGAGTTAAGATACCAGGCTGAACTGGGGTGACTGGAGCTCAGATGTAGGCTCCGTCCTAGACCTGTAATGGGTTAGGGAGGGGGTGTAAGCTCCTTTGGGGCAGAAGAGATGTCATCTCCTGTGAAGTCACTGCAGCGAGACTTCCTTGAAGATGCTAGGCCAAACCCCACTCTAACAACTGACAGGAACATGGTGTAACGTCAGTCTGTAGGATGTTCTGGATCCTTACCCCAACTTGGCTGTGGCCTGGTGGTGGGTGTGCACAAGTGCTTGAGTTCTTtggatgaaaacacagaaaaataccatGCAGACTATCTCCAGCCAGTACTGATGCTGTTTTCTCTCCCGTATAACCATGGTAAGAGAGCTCTTTGTCACTCTCTGCCTTTGAGAATGTCAGAGACTGGGCAAGTGTGGCCAGAGTTCACACAGGTGTATCTTTGTGGTGACGCTTGGTATTCCTCTCTAAGGAGACTCTTGGCTAATCAGGATGTTTTCAAGAGCAGCACTTCATCAGGTTGGTGTTTACTTACCTAGCAGACAGGCTGGCCTCTGCTTTGGCAGCAAGGAGAATCCAGTGATAtgttaaaacaaaattactttataAAATTAACCTTAACTCTAGTCTTGTTTATGCCCATTTGGATTAATTTCCTTGAGATCAAAGTAGTTACTTCTGTGCTCCCCTGGCTGGAGAGCAGACTGCAGCTACTCGGCAGGGTGCTTTTGTCTATGTGCATTGGAGGTTAGCTGTTAATACGGAGACTGAGTTTATGTCTGCAGGGGGTTGACTGCGGTGAATTGTGGGGGTCTGTATACTACCATACTCCTGGGGCACACCTGCTGCTGGAAAAGCCTCTATTTACACCAGGCTTTCTGTACAAAGCTCCCAGAGTAGAGGCTGCCCCTTTCTGTGCCCTTTGGTTTGCAGCATGCCGTGAGCAGGCTGTGACTGCAGTCCTGACTGGTGGCACTGCCCCAGTTAAAGGTAAAAGCAGCTGTTATGGCAAAACCTAATGCCTGGTGTTTGTCTGAAGTCTCCTAGATGTGCTGGCTGCCAGAAAGGACCCAGCAGGCCTGTCTGGAGAAGTGCTTATAGACGGCATCCCACAACCTCCGAATTTCAAGTGCATCTCAGGATATGTTGTGCAGGTGAGTAACTGCCTTCATGAGCCTGGAAGCCTGGGAGCCCTTGGGAGGGAAAACTGCATAAGACGAGCAAAGCACAAACTACTAAGTTAGGTAATCTTCAATGATGGCTACAGAGTGATAACAATACAATGTGATAACTCAGATGTTACagtatttagtatttttctgGGATATGGAAGACAAGAGCATCAAACTATTACTCCAACCAAGACAAGCACGgaggtgtttgtcttcccaaagcCACACGGATGCCCAAACCACAGAGCTACCGTGGCTTGTTCTTTGGGCTCTGCCCTGAAGTACTAGCaagagttcaaaaaaaaaaaaaagtgaggaaaaaacccacaacacccaAAATCTCTTGTTGTAAAACTCAAAAGCAGTTCTAGCTGGCAGAAGTACCTTCAAACTATCAGACAATAATTCTAGGAAGTAAATAGATCCctgctgttcttcctctgatTCTGGCTGGCTGGGACAGAGCTTCATTCCACTCAGAGACAGGAAAAGCCAGCTGAATCTGCGGAAGTGGGTGGAGGCCCGGACCAATAATAGACCCTCAAAGCCCTGGGGGAGCTGAGGAGAAGGGGATTCCTGGCAGCCATATGAGCAGCCAAATCTGGAAACCATCCAGGCTTCTGACTGCAGGCAGATGTGAAATAGGCAGCTCTTCTGAaagctgccagctggggggctctgggaggaTGCATGTGATGAGACTGATGCTGAGTCTTGATCCTGCAGGTCAAAGATCCCCAAATACTCAGTGTTTCATGAATGGCCAGGAAGTTTCTTGcaggttgtcctggtttgagacaTTTGTATCTCAAGTGTCCAAAGCGACAAAACTTAACCTCAAAATGATAGGCAACTAGGCGAGACATTAAATGGACTTTTTGCCCTCTCACCCCTGTGCAGTACTCCCTAGATCAATAAAGATGTCTGAAAGACTACAAACAACACTCAAGGtctaaatacataaatacatacatacttaTAGGGTCAATTTTTTGCAGATGAGCATACAGACTTGCTAAGTCATGTGTTATTCTTGTAAAGCTGCTACTGGTCTCTCCACTCATGCCTTACAAATTGTGGCATGACACCCTCACTTGCTACGTTTGGTATTAAAGTAGCTTAAATTCACAGTTTAGTTTCCAATGTGGTGACCCAACAGTTGTATTGGTGGATCTGAGGATGGGCAATGGGAGGCTAGCGTGAGAGACTGagggtgtgtggggagggaagTGATGGCAGGAAATTCCTAAACCAGCTTTGGCAGCAAAGCCAGTTTATCATAACACTACACCCTGAGTAATCTGTCACACAGTTCTAGCACAGCAGCATGTTCAGTCTTCCTCTGTTACTTCCAGTGCCAAACACGGTTGGCTGGCACATCCTTTGTCCTGCTGATCAACTACCTCTGATGTGGAAGGAGTCCCAGAGCAGGCAAGAATCTGCTGCCCTGCAGCTTAGGggctgtgtcttcttctaaaagGGCACTAGATTTGCAAGATGCCTGATTAACATCCATgttccccagcagctgcccagtATTGCAGCCCTTCTGTTGTCATATGGTAGGATGCAAAATTGGCTTGAATATCAAAGCAGGGGTGCTGGAGAGGCATGGAGCTCTGGATGGACCCGGCCTCAACTCTGTTTGGCTCATGGTTGTTACAGGTTGGTGTAGGCTGCCCAGATGTTTGTCAGCTGGATAGATTTGATTCTTACTCAAAATGCATGTAACTGTTGAAGCTTTTCTAAAGGGGTAGCCCTTAGAATAAGGTTTTGTGCCCAAGAGTTATAGATAGTTGAAACATGGAAAAAATCAGGAGCATCTTGGTGCAATACTCTTGTTTCtctgagcagctgctgccagctgctgacTCCCTGAGTGTCTCTATCTTGAACACTGAGTACTAGCAATGTCCCTTGGCTTCAGGTGGACTGGCAGAAGTTTACAAAAccagcctcctgctctgcctccctttGGCTGGTAAGGAAAGTGCATGTGCAGTACGGAACGCTACCGTCTGCACTTCGACTCCTGAGCCTGAAAGCAGGCTGAGGTGATGCTTGGTGTAAGCTgggagcctgcagagctgcattcTCCCCTTGACTGCTACTGAGTGACCTTGAACTTCATGTCCTGTAAGTCTTGAAGAAGAGGTTGTCCCTCAGTCCAGTTTCCCCGATAGTCCACAAATAGCTTATCAAAACTGCCACTACAGGGACTCTGGTGCTTGGCCAGGTAGCTGAGAAGGAGGCTTTCCAACTGTCCGTTTGTACTCCTTTCAGGATGATGTTGTCATGGGCACAATGACGGTGAGGGAGAACCTGCACTTCTCTGCTGCCCTGCGACTGCCCAGCTCCATCAGCGTTCAAGAGAAGGAAGAGCGAGTCACCCAGATAATCAGCGAGCTGGGATTAAACAAAGTGGCTGATGCTAAGGTGAGCAGTGAGAACGCCTTTCTCAGAAATCATACCACCTCTGGAAACTGAACTGCTCAGCTCTGGCCAGTATGGCGTATGTAGAGCAGCTATGCTAAGCTAAGCGGGAACCTGAGTTAACCATACTGCACACAAGAAATCAGTCTCCAGCTCAGGAGATAGCTTGTAAAGAGGTATGTGTATTTGATATTAAAAGGGGAAGATTTTGGACCATGTCCAGCATGTTGTGTAAgttcagaggggaaaaagtcGCCTAGTCATTGCACCTTGGAAAGCTGTTCAGTTGCTTCCTGGCTTTGTGGGACAAGACAGGGAAATTGTTTTTAGAGTGCTGAAAGCTGTGAGGGGTAGAAAGCTGGGCTGTGATGGAGAAATTCTGTGCGGAGCTTGTTCCTCTCAGCAGCATTTTTACTCTACTTTTACTTACCCCACTCTTACTTGAGCAGCAGGCGAGCTGACTAACAAGACATCCCTGAATGCCAGTGCCACCTCTGGCTGCTATGGCCTCATTCTGGCTCTTCCTTGTCAGTGTCATCCTTGTTCCCTGAAGTCATAAGGTGCCTGGTACCTCTGAAAACCAGGCTCTGCTTACTGCTACGTAGTCCCTTTCACTGAGTCAGACCCATCatctgctgctggccctggggttCGCTAATGtgactctgaaaatgaaaagggcTGCTGGGTGTGGAGAGCCCTGAACTCCAGAGCATGCACTGACTAGGTCTTGTTGCAAATACCTGATTTCTTCTGCTTGTAGGTAGGAACCGAATTGATCCGGGGAGTGTCTGGAGGGGAACGGAAGAGAACCAACATTGGGATGGAGCTCATCACAGAGCCACCAGTCCTTTTTCTGGATGAGCCAACAACTGGCCTTGACGCCAGCACAGCCAATGCAGTCCTCATCCTCTTGAAGAAGTAAGAGTCAGTTCTTCAGGGCTCTGCTGCAATTTTGTGGTCAGCTCATTAGTAAAAAAAGGAATGCTGTTATAACTGAGTAGCTAcagtgctctggaaaaaaaaattaaaaaaaagtctagacAAATAGACTCAGAAGTGGTACTGAATTATTTCTCTGGGCCTTGTCCAAAGCTTTTTGAAGTTGATGGGAGTCCTTCCACAGCAAGCATTGGATTGGAGCCCAAAAAGCAGATGTAGCTTGGACAGTTTCCCTTTGCCACGGAGAGTGGTGGACTGGGAGGTCAGGCCTGTAATCATAATTTCTTGGCCTTCCAGCTGAGTCTATTACAAAGTCTTTTCCTTTGCTCTGGCAACAGCCTTGAACTCAGATCAGACTTCACCTGCAGGTTTACCCTCAGTGTTTACATTCATCTTCTGTATTTTGGAGATGAACTGTCTTCTGGTACAAAGAGGACCAAAGAAAGCTTGTTTAATGAGAATGAGTTCCTAACCCTCCTCCTGGGTTTGTAGCATGTTGTCTGGTTCTGCTTGGGGGCACATTGTGCTCTGCTGTTTGTGGATAGAGGCCTTTGATCGGCAAGGATTCTTGGTTGGCATCAGCGCTAAAGTACTTGAAATGGTATCTGACAAACCTGAAGGAAAACTAGTTTTGACTTTTCTAGAGAGTAAATCTGCAGCAGAAGAGCTGAGAGAAATCTTAGCTGGCCAGGCTTCCACAGCCTGCTATGTAAGGCCTGGGACTGCCATTGAGTGCAGTGGGACCATTCCAGTTAGTCAAGTTGGAGCCTGGCATAGAAAACATGTAAGGAAGGCTTATACACAGCTGTGGCCTCAACCTTTGCTAGCTACAGGCAACATCATACTTTGTCTGGCCAGACTGCAGTGATGGTCTCTTGTAATGATGGGTGCTGTCTTGAAGATCTTGCAGCCAGCATCTGACAGTGATAGGGAAGAGGGAACGAAAGTTTTTCTGGGTTGAGACCCTGAGAAGTTAACAAGTAATTGTCTTGgatttggatatttattttttgcttgggTTAACATGACCTTTCTGAAATGCGAAGTGCTGTGTATTTGAGAGatgtttgtttctatttcaggCTCTCAAGAAGAGGGCGAACCATCATATTTTCCATCCATCAGCCCCGCTATTCCATATTCAAGCTGTTTGACAGTCTGACATTACTAGCTTTGGGAAAAGTCCTGTACCATGGTCCTGCAAAGCAGGCCCTGGAATACTTTAGTTCTATTGGTAAGTCTTCTGTGCCAAGAGTCTGGCTAATGAGTTTATCCTGGCACTGGATAACAGTCCTGGGCTGTTTTATCTCTAGACTACTAGAGGCTGTACGCAAACAGTCTGAACAGTGTCAtgttagaacaggaaaaaaatcaaaatgataaaaatgaagtttttcagaCAACACAGGGTATGGTGCTCTGCTGCCTTTGTTTTGCCTTGCATCAGGACAAAAACTGCTTGGATATCTAGCAGCATGATGCACAATAGACAAGATGATGCTTGTAGTTCTACCAGGCCTAGGTGGCAGACCCAGTGGGTTTTGAACCACAGCCTGCAGACTGGCGGCCATCCGTAGGGGCCGATTGAAGAATCCTGCTGTAGTCTGAAAGCAGGTGGGTGACTGAGAGGACAAAATCATGGTGTGTCTTAAGATGGGTTAATAATTGCACTCTTGGGTGGCTGCCCCTGCTCCAAGAAAGCAGGGTGAGGGTTTATGGCTATAATGGACAGAGAATGCAGAGTGAATTCCCAGTCTAGTCTAGATGCAGCTGTGGACATGTTGGATTGTAAGCTTTCCCTGGCTTTAAGGGAGATGCTTTAACCAatctcactcctcctcctcctagtATCCCACCTCACTTCCTTTCTCGCAGGAATGCTATAgaataagcattttttaaattttttttatttttggcctCCTCATCCCATAGCTAGGACCATATTATAAGAAGCTGCTCTTGGACAGCCCTTCCTCTTCCTGGTGACCCAGGAAACACAAGCAAGACCTGTGCTTCTAGAGCAAGCATCTGAGGCTGTAGGGCGGACATCCAGCAACCCCTGTTGAGGAACTGTGTGTCTTTCAGAGTGGGATGTGGTTAAACAGTACTGAGGAGGCCAGAGTTGTCCATGCTGAGCTGTGTAAAAGCGAATTAAGGATTTCTCCTCACCTGAAATCAACAGAGAATAAGCAACTTTGAAGCTCTGTATAGATACCTCAGATTCACTGTCTCCTAAATCCTGTCTATtacacaaaatcatagaatggtcagggttggaagggacctctggagatcatctagtccaacctctcctcccagagcagggtcacctagagcaggttgcacaggaatgcatccaggtgggttttgaatgtctccagagatggagactccaccacctctctgggcagcctgttccagtgctctgccaccctcaaagtaaagaacttcctccttaTTTAGATGGAAtttctatgttcaagtttgtgccatTCTACTGCTGTAAACTAATGCTCATGGAAAGCGGTGAAGTTTTTTTTATAATAGGGTTGTAGGAGAGTGAGTGACCTTCCAAGCTGTGCTCTGTGCAGTACAAACATGTTGCatgtgtggtttttggttttttttggtgtgtggttttcttttttttaggatATGAATGTGAACCCTTCAACAATCCAGCTGACTTCTTCCTTGATATCATAAATGGTGATTCAACTGCTGTGGCAGCAAGCAAGGAAGATCACAGACCTGTGGACACAGGAAAAGGTAATTTGTGAAGGAGAAATCCACCGTTGGCTGGTGTAGAAGGGAAGTTGTATGTGGTGATGGCAAGCTGTTGTTCTCCGAGTTTCCTCCAGTCTAAGGGCACttcattatctttttatttttcctactaaTAGATACACTTGGCTTTGGGCTTCTTTAGAGAGCTCGGAAAACTtgtaaaagggattttttttcttccttcagtaaTACAGAAGAGCAGTGATAAATGTCAGTAATTTACAAAACCTATGTGGGAAAGACTGAAAAACTAGACTTGCTTAGTCTCAAGAGACAGCtgacagaagacagaagttttcagtCACATAAGAGTCTGCTGCAGAGAAGACAGGGTAGATAGGCTAAGAAGTAATGGATTTACAGGGCAGTGAGAAAGACTGGAACTAGATTAGATAACAAACTCTCTAACAAGGATTATAAGGGAATGGTGCTTTTTGGAGATGGGGAAGTGGATCAGAGCAGACATTGATTTCCCTCAACATCGATGACTAAGAATTTGGCGATTTTTGTGCCACAGAGAACAGGCAGATTAGCTAGGAAACTGTAAGGAAACCCACTCACTCAAGCTAGCCTCTTAAGCTCAGAGCCAAGGCTTGAACAATTCAAATTctcctggcatttttgttttgtttattttttttcagcctccaAACTGGCTGAGCATGTTTATGGGTCATGTCTGAAGGTAAGGTTCATGGGAAATTACAAGCCATATATTGTCTTTCTTACTCAGAGGTGAGCAGTGAAAATGGAGTGACAGAAGATAACATGGACAGCAGCGTGGTAGATGTGCTGCACCAGAAATATCTTAACTCCAGCCTGTATCAGAGCACAAAGGAAGCACTGCGGAAAGTGGAGCTTGGACGGGGAAGCAGGCAGAGACTATCCAAGCAGGGGCATGAGATTACCTACGCAAATGGATTCCTCACACAGCTGTACTGGGTGTCCAAGCGTTCCCTCAAAAACCTCATCAGGAGCCCACAAGCCTCCATTGCACAAGTAGGTAACAATTCCTAAAAGTCTCAGACTCCCTCTGCTCTCAGTTCCAGAATCTGCAGTTTGTAGGACAGACTTCTGTTTTCAAAGGCAGCTCAGGAAACAGAAGTCCTGTGCCACTACCACTTACGTGGAGTGAGATGCCCAGCTAACTTTCTTGCCTTTGAAAAAAGTCTCCTTCGTAGCACAAGGACTACTACACTTGGAGAGTGGGGAGAAAAATGCTTCATTCTGTGGCTGACATGGGGAGCTTCTAGGGTGACCTTCACTTGAAATTTTAAGCTGGGTTATTCTTTGACTGTGTCTCTACTAACCTTCCTCAGCCAAAGAAGatcagagg
The sequence above is a segment of the Larus michahellis chromosome 6, bLarMic1.1, whole genome shotgun sequence genome. Coding sequences within it:
- the LOC141745430 gene encoding broad substrate specificity ATP-binding cassette transporter ABCG2-like isoform X3, with translation MKPGLNAILGPTGSGKSSLLDVLAARKDPAGLSGEVLIDGIPQPPNFKCISGYVVQDDVVMGTMTVRENLHFSAALRLPSSISVQEKEERVTQIISELGLNKVADAKVGTELIRGVSGGERKRTNIGMELITEPPVLFLDEPTTGLDASTANAVLILLKKLSRRGRTIIFSIHQPRYSIFKLFDSLTLLALGKVLYHGPAKQALEYFSSIGYECEPFNNPADFFLDIINGDSTAVAASKEDHRPVDTGKEVSSENGVTEDNMDSSVVDVLHQKYLNSSLYQSTKEALRKVELGRGSRQRLSKQGHEITYANGFLTQLYWVSKRSLKNLIRSPQASIAQIAVTIILALVVGAIFFGVKLDRSGIQNRVGSLFFVTTNQCFSSVSAIELFIRDKKLFVHQYTSGYYRVSAYFLALMIGDLLPMRTAPAIIFSCISYWMIGYQAVAGRFFFFMLTLVLVSYTATAMSLAISAGMDVVAVANLLITICFVLMLIFSGLLVNLPSVMGWLNWLKYFSIPRYGLTALQVNEYRDLYFCGEMNPNVTASVGDAGSCPPDTSGEMCSGEAYLCSQGIAPTDWAMWENIVALFCMTVIFLIIAYAKLRFMRKFT